DNA from Gracilinanus agilis isolate LMUSP501 chromosome 3, AgileGrace, whole genome shotgun sequence:
TACAAACTTACAACCTGAAGAATACAAGATTGCAGCACTGGTCTTCTATAGCTGTATCTTCATAATTGGATTATTTGTGAATGTAACTGCTCTCTGGGTCTTCAGTTGTAGCACCAAGAAGAGAACTACTGTAACTATCTATATGATGAATGTAGCATTATTGGACATAGTCTTTGTACTGTGCTTACCCTTTCGTATGCTTTATTATGGGAAAGGTAAATGGCTCTTTGGAGAGACTTTCTGTCACATTCTTGGAGCTCTCACAATGTTTTATCCAAGTATTGCCCTATGGCTTCTTGCTTTTATTAGTGCTGATAGATACATGGCTATTTTGCAGCCTAAACATACCAAAGAACTTAAGAATACAAGCAAAGCAGTGCTAGCTTGCATTGGAATTTGGATAATGACTCTTGCAACCACCACccctctattatttttaaatgaagatccAGATAAAGGCTCAAACCCTGCCAGCTGCCTGAAAATTTTTGACATTATCCACTTAAAAGCAATTAACATGCTGAACTTCACtcgtttgattttttttttcttgattccaatTTTCATCATGATTGGATGCTATTCATTCATTATTAATAGTCTACTTCGTGGCCAAACTTCTAAGCTGAAACCAAAGGTCAAGGAAAAGTCCATAAGAATAATTATTACTCTGATTATACAAGTGCTTGTCTGCTTTGTCCCCTTTCACATCTGTTTTGCTTTTCTAATGCTACAAGATGAGGAAAACAGATACAATCCATGGAGCACCTTTACCACTTTCCTCATGAATCTCAGCACATGCCTGGATGTTATACTCTATTACATTGTCTCAAAACAATTTCAAGCTCGAGTCATCAGTGTTATGCTATATCGAAATTATCTTCGAAGTGTGCGCAGGAAGAGTTTTCGATCAGGTAGTTTACGGTCACTGAGCAATATAAATAGTGAAATGATATgattaatggtttttaaaaatcaagtttcaGAGAACTATATATAGTCAAAGAGAACATTAAATGTACTATGAAGTATCATTATAATAGCCCCACTACCTATAACATATTTTAGGAATGCTTTCTATTGAACTTATTataggacaaagaaaaaaaaatgtccttagctATTTTAGAAACTAttatattcattctttcaaatataaaatctttatatgAATTCATAATGAAAAGACATGATttcaatttaacatttttatttaggcaggaagaaaatggaagctcAGGTTCAGAAGATGAaccttctataaatattttttgtacagatGATCATCTAGTCTTTTTCTGATGATCTGCAAGTAGGGAAAATCAACTATTTCCTAAAGAAGCCAATTTCATCTTTGGATAAATATTGTATCAAGtccaaatttaactttttttttttttgggggggttcaaGGCTTCTAGTTCTAGCTTCTGGGTCCAAGTACAATTAGTTTGTTTATCACACTGAATCTAATGATTGCTTCTGTCAAACAGTTTGTTTTtaatggagaggaaggaggaaaattaCTGAGCTAATCAActaaaaacttttcatttagctAAAATTGCCATATATAGAATTTTTCTACAAGGTAATCTGGAGCTGAAGGTCTCAATACAATATCTAGCACTTACATTCCAAACATCTACTTGGAAAAATTCTGATAATAGCAGTTATGACCTCTCTGGTAtaatggatagggcactggacctTGGAGGCAAGAGACCTGGTTTTAAATAATTTGCTTTCTCCatccctcaatttccttatctgtaaaataggaccAAGAaaagatgacctctgaaatctctCTCAGATGTAGActtatgatcctataattctaGATCCTGAATATCCCACTTACCTGCTTGTGACCTTGAACCAAATCCCTTAATTGCTTTGAACCTCTATTTCCCAATCAGTAATAATGTTGTTCActggtttcagtcatgtctgattcttgtttatcccatttggtgtttttcttggcttccagctcattttacagatgaggaaactaaggcaaacaaggaataagtcatttgcccaggatcgcacagctagtaagtatctgaggccagatttgaactcaggaaaatgagtcttcctggcttcaggcctggcactctatccactgcaccatctagctgcatCGCCTCCCCCATCGGAAATATAGGAAAAATTGTGTGTATCTCCTgcctcacaggtttgttgtgaagaaagcactttgtaaattgtaaatgaCTATATGATTATggactgctattattattctagcCCCTATTTCTAGAGAGTTGAgtatgatagaaagaaaaaaagaagggagggattaTAAAAGCTATGcctatatgatttcatttttagataACCTTACAGGAAAAAATGGTAGTAACAGTGTGATTCCATAACAATTTCTCCACTAAATTAATTCTCTGATATAAAAACACAATCTGATATAAGTCAGTTCATATTCAATAtagacaaatgagataataaaaatgtttattacatCATTATAAACTCTTcaagagtggggcagctgggtagctcagtggattgagagtcaggcctaaaggtgggaggctctaggttcaaatcgggcctcagacacttcccagctgtgtgaccctggacaagtcacttgatcccccattgcctagcccttaccactcttcgacctaggagtcaatacacagaagttaagggtttaaaaaaatttttttttaatttaaactcttcaagaacttaaaattgtttgtttttttaatgtttaggtCTTTTTGTGTAAGATCGCCTATGTGGACCAATAAAGAATCAGTCAAGATtattctgaaatttttaaaataatttccctattaaaatgatattttaaaaaatgctgaaaTTAGAATTTTAAGTTGGGATATTTAACTGGGtatcaatttattaataatttcttagaaaacacttgaatttttaaaatgtgaaataatagTTCTTTCACTTCCTACCTATTTGTATTAAAGGCATATTAGCTTCCACAATTAACTCTCAATTATTCACTTTTATTGACATCTGGAAACCTGCCACTGAAGGACAGGTGTAATTAATGACACTTTTGGTAAAAGAACAAcccaggggacagctaggtggctgagtggtttgagagccagtcctagagatgggaggtgctaggttcaaatctggcataaaccacttcctagctatgtaatcctgggcaagtcacttaacctcagctgtctagctcttaccactcttctgccttggaaccaatataaaatattgattctaagacaaaaggtatgggttTGGTTAAAAAGAACATCTCAAACCCAAacaacccaaaaaaaaaaaaaagaaaaaacatcccAAACCAAGAGCCGTAAAGTTATTTGTAGAGGACACACTAAAACACATAGGTATGCTACAATGCAAAGAAGTAAACTTAGTGTCacaattcctgagttcaaattctgactctgccacttgATCAGCTTGGGGAAAGTCTGTAGATCTATAATCTCATTAACAAATCTTTACAGTAATCTTCTGGACAATCTAAAATATAATTGTGAAATTTAAGAGGAACAGTTTTTAATGCCTTTAAATAAATGAGTAttctaaagagaaataaaattcaaataaaagaaaaatcttttcatgtttgtgaaggctttatttctcaaaaacAGTGTGAATATAAAATCTTCATACACAAGATACTAAAAGCTTGGAAGAAAAATTGGATAGAATTAGGATTCTGGGTTATGTGACCAACAAGATGGAAGCTTTCTTCAATCCTCACATTCTCTCAACttctccaaaatagaaattatgtacAATTTCAGCTCTCTTCGGGGTTTAAGGCCTCAGAAAAACTTAATGAGGTAATAATAACCCAATGAACTAGGAGTAGAGAAGGCTAACTCTAATCCCTAATGAGCTTATTCAGAAACCTTTACTACTATACTCTCTGGCAGGGCTACACAAGTCAATCCAAAGGCTTATAAGAGAACTCAACTCCTGCCTCATCCTCCCCCCACGTCCATTCCACTCCTACACTAAAGAAAGTCAAAAGCTGGGTCAGGTTAGCACACAGTATGCTGTGCTATAATAATGTTGAGCCAGAGAACTGAGGAACAGAAGGAACTGGGACAGAATTCTAATATGTGTATTTGTCGCCATCAGAAGTGGGGGAGTGGAATGGCCTGGCATCCATCTGTGGCCCATTTGTCCCTCCAGAAGTCACCTGAGGGAGAGATCAAAGCCAATGAAAAGTGAATTCCCCAGCACGGGAGGAGGCTGAGACAGCAGAAGTGAATAATAAGGGGAAATGTgaaaattaccaaagatctcaggaagaagaaaactctaTTAAAGACTTTTAGCACAAGGGATGAACTGTAGCCAAACTACTTGCCAGGTGCACATTAAGAAAGAGTAGAAAtcacaatacatacatacacgcatatgtgtgtatgtatgtatgtattgtgaTTTCTACTCTAAGACCTTATAGATCATAGTTACAACCATCACATATTCCCTGTCCTGTCAGATtttgataaagtaaaaaataattagatcatTCTTTGTCAAATAGATCTACTTTCAAAACTGAAAGCTAATTTTACAGTAAACTTTTGGGTTCCATAAAATGTTTGAGAAAGTTTCTAGTTTTACAAActcatattgaaaaataaaatggttttctCAAAAAATATCAAGTAAATTCTAAGGTTATGGTACTATTTACCTATACTGGCTAGTTCAATTGGCataaagatttataaagcacaGGACACTCCTCTACACAATGAAAGCTGAATGTAGACTGGAACTTTGGTCCCTAAATTAGGAAGTGAAATTTACTCCTACATAAtccaaaattaaaatgattttatgaGGCTAAGTGGCTATCATAGTGTGACTAAAGCCAGGGTGGTGCAATCAATAAAGAACTCATCTCAGAGTCGgcaggacttgggttcaagttttaGTTCTGACATCTAatggctgtataaccctgggatAGGCCCATAATCTTGGAAATGTCCCAGACCACTCCCTAAGACTCTATGTAAGTGGCAGAGAAGACAATGACCCTAATCAGCTAAGAGAGTTCTCTCAACTGGTAATTCTTTATAACAATGAAGCCACAGGACAGGCCTTATCTCTGTGATTATGGGAAACATGAaacttataaatataaaaagtttattttattgaACTTGTACTGAAAAGCAAATAGTAAAACCTAGAAACTTGCCCAAATTCCCAATCCTGCTTAATTTTTCCCTGATTCCCTACAATGCTAGACACAAATATCATCACTTCAAAGACTAATGCAAAACACAGGAACACGGGCTTTAATAGAACTACCTTTTTCTCTGTTTGTCTGGATAAAATTTTCTCCAAAAAGGTAATGAGATGTTTTCATTAAAATGGTCTTTTTAAGCAGAGGAGACAATTTCAGTTACTGATCACCAACCAAGGTAGACATGACTCAAATTCTTTTATGATTTACATTCTGATAATGGATAGTCAGCCTTGAAGTTGGTCTTCACTCTGATCCATATTGgctgtgtaatcttggacaagtcacttcaattaAGGTAATTCTAGGGCAAAGAAGGAATGGTAGCGGGGGAATCAAAAACAACTTCATGTAGAAGTGATATTTGAGCTAGGTTATGAATGAAACAAGGAATTCTAAGAGTCCAAGGTGAGAAGAAGTGCATTCTAGGTATGAGGAAAGGAAATAATGTCAGCACTAAAGTACTGAATATAGTGTGTCATGAATAATAACATGGCCAGTTTGGCTAGACCATAGAGTAagtgaagggaaataataataaggCTGGAAAATGGGCACCAGAGTATTTCAATAGCTTCCCGTTGTCATTTGTCCTATGTCTCTCCTCAAACCAAACCATGCTTCAGTGACTCTCCTAAAGCAAAGATCTGAACTTGTCACCCCTTTCTGATACTTAATAAACTCCCAGGGATctttattacctctaggatcacaTACAGACTTCTCTACTTGGCATTTAAACTCATAACCTGCCCCATCCCCACCTCTCCAAATACCTTATACATTATTTAACCATACCAGCTGGCTTGTCTTCCTGGCACATAatgttccatctcccatctccaagctttTACATAAGCTCCCCCTCATCTCACTCTGCCTCTGCCACTTCTCATCTCTGCTTTCCTTGGAGATTCAGTACACCAACTTCTATATGAGACGCATCCTTGTTCCTCCAGCTGTTAGTGTTCTCTCTCCCAAAGTTACCTTGTAGCTACTTTTTATGTTTCATAAATGCATGCGcgcatgtgtttgtgtgtgtgtgtgtgtgtgtgtgtgtgtgtgtgtgtgtgtgttgtgaaaagggaattactctccctttattttctttgatgtaatcaatcagcatttaccattgagatgtgcaagTACAGAcacaccctcagagaaaggaagttgaaactgACAAGAAATTGATCCCATATTGATCCCATAATCACTTCCCCCCTGgatggtgccaggcaaattaaggaactgtGATTGGTTTCCTGAGATGTAACACAGGAGAACTAGTGGGTAGAGAAAACTGTTTATAAAGAGAGTTCCAGCAGGAAGTAAAGAACTCTGACTTGGACTCGGGTgctggtgactcttgctgaaggTACTCTCTTGCTCTGATGACTCTGACTGAAAACACATTCTTGCACTAGTGACACTCTTCCTGGAGACACTACTGTACTGGGGACTCTTGCTGAAGACTCTCATGGATTTCTGACTGGAGATTGGAAACTGAAGGCTCACAAGGGTAATTTAGCTAAACTGctccctacctctttcctacatttccctctctttactatctctactttgattaagttgttaaagctactaacagactcataatttaactttaatttaattttaattattacaatttggcgGTCCTTTTGAACTCttacagtgtgtgtgtgagtatgtgtgcatgtgcatgtagATATACAAATCCCCCACTGGAAAGTAAGCTCTTTGATGGTATGgatgtttcacttttgt
Protein-coding regions in this window:
- the GPR18 gene encoding N-arachidonyl glycine receptor translates to MAAPNNHTHSISTNLQPEEYKIAALVFYSCIFIIGLFVNVTALWVFSCSTKKRTTVTIYMMNVALLDIVFVLCLPFRMLYYGKGKWLFGETFCHILGALTMFYPSIALWLLAFISADRYMAILQPKHTKELKNTSKAVLACIGIWIMTLATTTPLLFLNEDPDKGSNPASCLKIFDIIHLKAINMLNFTRLIFFFLIPIFIMIGCYSFIINSLLRGQTSKLKPKVKEKSIRIIITLIIQVLVCFVPFHICFAFLMLQDEENRYNPWSTFTTFLMNLSTCLDVILYYIVSKQFQARVISVMLYRNYLRSVRRKSFRSGSLRSLSNINSEMI